In Melospiza melodia melodia isolate bMelMel2 chromosome 5, bMelMel2.pri, whole genome shotgun sequence, the DNA window AATAAGAGAGACAAAAGAACTAGCCTGATTAAGTGGCAGGCAAGCTGCAGCTCACCAGGCTGCATTTTCTCAGCTTTACTGGTTAATAAACAACATAAAGCACGGCAAGGTACTTGGGATTCCACTGTGAACTTTTACAGTACCCAGCCAAAAAAGCATTTCAGCTCAATTACAGCAGGTTCACTTTCTGCAGCTGGTATCACCAACTTGGAGCATGAAGTAGTTACAAAATTCTAGCCCAGTTCAACCACAGAACTGCTTGTCCCTTCCCTGCCAAGAACCAAAGGCCTGTAACATGCCagctttgtatttttctttttggaaCCTCAATTATTAAATAGTAATAAATGATTACTTAACTTGAACTATTTCCTGGGGGAGTGGGAAATATCCTCtctcccctccacccctctcccAAGGAAGATTGCCACGGTTATGAAAACTCCTGCACAGTTTGATTAGAGCAAGTTTTCCAAACCACCATTGTTTAAAGAAGAAAATTATCAGCACTCATAAGCCTCATTTCCTTTGGCATCAGTCGTGAGCACAGTGCTCAGCAGCAAGTTTACCCACCTCATCATTAAGAATGCTGCTTATCACGACAAagtgtgctgcagtttcacagagtACAAGGTGAATACAAAACCAGAACATTTCTCTGAAGCCTGCTTTTGTGAACCTTCGAAATACACATTTCGTCTCCGAAGAGGagtgctggctggctggctgttTACGAGATTGGCTTCATTTCTGCACTCttcccaacagcagcagcaccacacTAGTGCCAGAGCTCTCCTTGCCTATCTTTATCCCGACTAAAAGTCCCACTCAATATGGCATTTACACCTAAATAAATAACCAGCCGGTTGCCTTCCTCTCCTGAGCCGCAAGCGCTAGAACGAAGAAAGCACTGCTCAGCTGCACTTGGGAAACCTACTAGAGAAGAcagaaaggggggggaaaaaagaaaaaaaaaatagaattaacCACGGCACATCCAAATGGAGGCATCTGGGCAAAGGACGGCTGTCTGAGGAGAACCCATTCCCGCTGAGCATCATCCCCGGTGGAACAGCGCCGGTGGGTCCCCGGCCGGGGCTCCCCCCATCCCCCCGCCGTCTCACCGGGCCCGTAGAACTTGCTGCCTTTGGTCACGTCGAAGACTTTGCCGTTAACAGCCAGGAGGATGCGGGGATTGCGAGCGCCGTCGAACTCGCGCAGCTGCTCCAGGGAGAAATCCCGGCGCTTCATGCGCGGCAGCGCGGCGGCCTCGCCCTGCCGGGCCGCGCCCCCCGGCCCGCTCCGCGCTCCCCAGCGCAGGTACAGCCGGTAGGCGGCCAGCAgcgccagggccagcagccccaCGCCGAGCAGCAGCATCTCGCCGCCCGCCagggccgcgccgcccgccgggcCCTCCTCAGTCCTGAGCCGCCCCTGCCCATCGTCCGCCATCGCTGCCCGGACAGcgcgcgcccgcccgcccgggaCACGCCCGGCCGCGGCCGCGCCCCCTGCGCGCCGCCCCTCCCGCTTCCCATTGGCCGCCGCCCcgagccggccccgcccccgcccgcctcGCGCCCCCCGCCGGCGAATCGGGACGCGGGCACGCCCCGCGCCCGGCCCAACGGCGCGCGCGCGCCGCTCGCGCGAGAGGCGCCGCGGCCACCCCCAGCGCGCATGCGCTCCCcccaactcccccccccccccccccttgccATTCgccttccccccctccccccccccatcGCCCCCGCGCGTCCAGGTGGCGTTGGCGGGAGCGGCGCGCGCGGGGTTGGGGGGGTGTCGCTCGCGCCGTCGCCTCACGGCTGAGGGCGGGAAAAGCGCCGGGAACCGCGGCAGGG includes these proteins:
- the PGRMC2 gene encoding membrane-associated progesterone receptor component 2, with the protein product MADDGQGRLRTEEGPAGGAALAGGEMLLLGVGLLALALLAAYRLYLRWGARSGPGGAARQGEAAALPRMKRRDFSLEQLREFDGARNPRILLAVNGKVFDVTKGSKFYGPEGPYGIFAGRDASRGLATFCLDKDALRDEYDDLSDLNAVQMESVREWEMQFKEKYDYVGRLLKPGEEPSEYTDEEDTKDHTKQE